In Cytobacillus oceanisediminis, the following proteins share a genomic window:
- a CDS encoding HIT family protein gives MPYQDHCPFCSPHKDLLQNIIFENSTCYFLQHDKEQDVLEGCGVIVPKAHHSDAFHLTAEEWKDTYELLQKAKDYLDKKYAPDGYTLGWNVGEASNQSILHSHLHVIPRYNDEPHAGKGLRHWLKQPDNKRRFLKR, from the coding sequence ATGCCGTATCAGGATCATTGTCCTTTTTGCAGTCCGCACAAGGACCTTCTCCAAAATATCATTTTTGAAAACAGCACTTGTTATTTTCTTCAGCACGATAAAGAACAGGATGTATTGGAGGGCTGCGGGGTCATAGTGCCAAAAGCGCATCATTCCGATGCCTTTCACCTAACGGCGGAAGAGTGGAAAGATACATATGAACTTCTGCAAAAAGCTAAAGATTATTTAGATAAAAAGTATGCACCAGATGGATATACTCTTGGCTGGAATGTGGGGGAAGCTTCAAATCAATCCATTCTTCACAGCCATCTGCACGTCATACCCAGATATAATGATGAACCACACGCAGGAAAAGGGCTCAGGCATTGGCTGAAGCAGCCCGATAATAAAAGGAGATTTCTGAAAAGATGA
- a CDS encoding DUF302 domain-containing protein, which translates to MNFAYTIETEKSIEEAITALETHLEDEKFGVLWTFDIKEKLEEKGFHLEEEFKVLEVCNPQEAERVLKEDKIVGYFLPCKIVVYKEGGKTKIGLPRPSALISMIDNQNLKEMATDIEKRIIACLEKSV; encoded by the coding sequence ATGAATTTTGCTTACACTATTGAAACGGAGAAATCCATTGAAGAAGCAATTACCGCATTGGAAACACATTTAGAAGATGAAAAGTTTGGTGTGCTTTGGACTTTTGATATTAAAGAAAAACTTGAAGAAAAGGGGTTTCATCTGGAAGAGGAATTTAAGGTGCTTGAAGTCTGTAATCCGCAGGAGGCGGAGCGAGTATTGAAAGAAGATAAAATAGTTGGATATTTTCTCCCCTGTAAAATCGTGGTATATAAAGAAGGCGGCAAAACGAAGATAGGGCTGCCAAGGCCAAGCGCGTTAATAAGCATGATTGATAACCAGAATCTAAAAGAAATGGCAACAGATATAGAGAAGCGCATAATTGCCTGTCTGGAAAAATCTGTTTAA
- a CDS encoding undecaprenyldiphospho-muramoylpentapeptide beta-N-acetylglucosaminyltransferase: protein MKKNTIVFTGGGSAGHVTPNIAIINELSQEEWDIRYIGSIKGIEKELISEINIPYYGISSGKLRRYMDKENAKDLFRVLRGIIEARKLLKRLKPKLVFSKGGFVSVPVIIAASSLKIPIYIHESDLTPGLANKISQRFADRIFTSFDEAAAHFPARKTTAIGSPIRREIFSGDKERGREFLGFTDERPIMTVMGGSLGAKKINETIREALPELTSRYQIVHLCGKGQKDESLINSKGYRQFEYISNELADILAATDTVVTRGGSNAIFEFLALKIPMLIIPLTKKQSRGDQILNAESFLKKGFSLTLDEENLTKDSLLESLDKLEKRRGQIINNMQASPMSDALTVLIKEINKHRS from the coding sequence ATGAAGAAAAATACGATTGTTTTTACAGGGGGCGGCTCTGCCGGGCATGTGACTCCGAATATCGCCATAATAAATGAACTTTCCCAAGAAGAATGGGATATTCGCTATATCGGTTCGATAAAAGGAATCGAAAAAGAATTGATTTCTGAGATTAACATACCTTATTACGGAATTAGCAGCGGAAAACTCCGCCGCTACATGGATAAAGAAAATGCAAAAGATCTATTTCGTGTGTTAAGAGGGATTATAGAAGCTCGAAAGCTGCTCAAAAGGCTGAAGCCAAAGCTTGTATTTTCAAAAGGCGGATTTGTATCGGTGCCTGTTATTATTGCGGCAAGCTCATTAAAAATACCAATTTATATCCATGAAAGTGATCTGACTCCAGGACTTGCAAACAAAATTTCTCAGCGGTTTGCAGACAGGATTTTTACTTCATTCGATGAAGCTGCAGCACATTTTCCTGCACGAAAGACGACGGCCATAGGATCTCCGATCAGAAGGGAAATCTTCTCAGGTGATAAGGAGAGAGGAAGGGAGTTTCTTGGATTTACGGATGAAAGACCAATTATGACTGTAATGGGAGGCAGTCTGGGGGCTAAGAAAATTAATGAAACTATCAGGGAAGCCCTTCCGGAGCTGACTTCTAGATACCAAATTGTTCATCTATGCGGCAAAGGGCAGAAGGATGAGAGTTTAATAAATAGTAAAGGCTACAGACAATTCGAATACATTAGCAATGAGCTTGCTGATATCCTCGCTGCTACAGATACAGTCGTCACCAGGGGAGGATCCAATGCCATTTTTGAATTCCTGGCTTTAAAAATCCCAATGCTCATCATCCCTCTAACCAAAAAACAAAGCAGGGGAGACCAAATACTAAACGCTGAATCTTTCTTAAAAAAAGGATTCTCCCTTACATTGGATGAAGAGAACTTAACAAAAGACAGCCTGCTTGAATCCCTGGATAAACTCGAAAAAAGAAGAGGGCAAATCATTAATAACATGCAAGCCTCCCCAATGAGCGATGCACTAACTGTTTTGATAAAGGAAATTAACAAACACCGCAGTTAA
- a CDS encoding DMT family transporter yields the protein MSWVFLILAGLFEMTGVTMINSWHKKRNWQSLFLLVGGFGASFLFLALAMKELPMGTAYAVWTGIGAAGGAILGMILYGEPKDAKRIFFISMVLSAAIGLKLVS from the coding sequence ATGAGCTGGGTGTTTCTAATTCTTGCTGGACTTTTTGAAATGACAGGTGTCACCATGATTAACAGCTGGCACAAAAAACGGAATTGGCAATCATTATTCCTGCTGGTTGGCGGTTTTGGCGCCAGCTTCTTGTTCCTTGCGCTAGCCATGAAAGAACTGCCGATGGGTACAGCTTATGCGGTCTGGACCGGAATTGGTGCAGCTGGAGGAGCCATTCTAGGCATGATTTTGTACGGAGAGCCCAAAGATGCCAAACGGATATTTTTTATTTCAATGGTATTAAGTGCAGCAATCGGGCTTAAACTTGTATCTTAG
- a CDS encoding DMT family transporter has translation MQWLKVFIAAFFEVFWVIGLKHADDPLSWTGTILCIAVSFYLMIMAGKVLPVGTVYAVFVGLGTAGTVLSEIIFFGEPLKLSKIILVLILLLGVLGLKLVTNEDKGAESS, from the coding sequence ATGCAGTGGCTGAAGGTATTTATAGCCGCATTTTTTGAAGTGTTTTGGGTGATTGGTTTGAAGCATGCGGATGATCCATTATCATGGACAGGGACCATCCTATGCATAGCAGTCAGTTTTTATTTGATGATAATGGCTGGCAAAGTCCTGCCTGTGGGAACTGTTTATGCTGTCTTTGTGGGCTTAGGCACTGCTGGTACAGTTTTATCTGAAATTATATTTTTCGGAGAGCCTTTGAAATTATCCAAAATAATTCTTGTTCTTATTTTGTTATTAGGTGTTCTGGGTTTAAAGCTAGTGACAAATGAAGATAAAGGAGCTGAAAGTTCATGA
- the xth gene encoding exodeoxyribonuclease III — protein sequence MKLVSWNVNGIRACVKKGFMDYFKEVDADIFCIQESKLQEGQIELILEGYHQYWNYAIKKGYSGTAIFTKKEPLSVRYGVGDDETEPEGRILTLEYDGFYLVNVYTPNSQRDLARLPYRLEWEERIREYLLGLDQIKPVIMCGDLNVAHFEKDLKNAKSNRGNSGFTDEERAKMTRLLSCGFVDAFRYKYPEAEGAYTWWSYMAKVRERNIGWRIDYFIVSEKLKERILDSEIHCDIMGSDHCPVALELNM from the coding sequence ATGAAACTTGTTTCATGGAATGTGAATGGCATAAGGGCATGTGTGAAAAAAGGATTCATGGATTACTTCAAAGAAGTGGATGCAGACATATTTTGCATTCAGGAATCCAAACTGCAGGAAGGACAGATCGAGCTCATACTGGAAGGCTATCACCAATACTGGAATTATGCGATAAAAAAAGGGTATTCCGGTACAGCTATTTTCACAAAAAAAGAACCGCTTTCTGTTCGCTATGGAGTGGGCGATGACGAAACAGAACCTGAAGGCAGGATTCTCACGCTTGAGTATGATGGCTTTTATCTCGTTAATGTCTATACTCCGAATTCACAGCGTGACCTGGCCCGGCTTCCTTACCGTCTTGAGTGGGAAGAGCGGATTCGGGAGTATTTACTCGGCCTGGATCAGATTAAACCTGTGATCATGTGCGGTGACTTAAACGTGGCTCATTTCGAAAAAGATTTAAAAAATGCTAAATCCAACAGAGGCAACTCAGGTTTTACGGATGAAGAACGGGCAAAAATGACCAGATTGCTTAGTTGTGGGTTTGTTGATGCATTCCGCTATAAATATCCTGAAGCTGAGGGAGCTTATACCTGGTGGTCGTATATGGCCAAGGTTAGAGAGCGGAATATCGGCTGGCGGATTGATTATTTCATCGTGTCCGAAAAGCTAAAAGAAAGAATACTAGATTCAGAGATTCACTGCGACATTATGGGCAGCGATCATTGCCCGGTAGCGCTTGAATTGAATATGTAA
- the thiE gene encoding thiamine phosphate synthase, which yields MAVNPQAMRNLLKVYFIMGSTNCHHDPEKVLQSAIKGGITLFQFREKGAGCLHGKEKESLAKKLQAFCKESNIPFIVNDDIELALKINADGVHIGQDDEAADVVRRKIGSKILGVSVHSMKEAETAIRQGADYLGIGPIYPTSTKEDAKAVQGLTFLTELRTADIQIPVVGIGGITSENTPPIIKAGADGVSVISAISQADSPEKAATQLYDAVNRRM from the coding sequence ATGGCTGTTAATCCGCAGGCAATGAGAAACTTATTAAAAGTATACTTCATAATGGGCAGCACAAATTGCCATCATGATCCTGAAAAAGTCCTTCAATCAGCCATCAAAGGAGGCATAACGTTATTTCAATTCCGTGAAAAAGGAGCAGGATGCCTTCATGGTAAAGAAAAGGAATCGCTCGCAAAAAAGCTTCAAGCATTCTGCAAAGAGAGCAATATCCCTTTTATTGTAAATGATGATATTGAATTGGCACTTAAAATAAATGCAGATGGTGTCCATATAGGCCAGGACGATGAAGCAGCCGATGTGGTCCGCAGGAAAATTGGCAGCAAAATCCTGGGAGTCTCAGTGCACAGCATGAAGGAAGCGGAAACAGCGATCCGTCAAGGCGCAGATTACCTTGGCATAGGGCCTATTTATCCGACATCCACAAAGGAAGATGCAAAAGCCGTTCAGGGTCTTACTTTTTTGACAGAATTGAGAACTGCTGATATCCAAATTCCTGTTGTAGGAATAGGCGGAATTACTTCTGAAAATACACCTCCCATTATTAAGGCAGGAGCGGACGGTGTTTCTGTCATTTCTGCAATCAGCCAGGCGGATTCACCTGAAAAAGCAGCCACGCAGTTATATGATGCAGTAAATAGACGAATGTGA
- the thiD gene encoding bifunctional hydroxymethylpyrimidine kinase/phosphomethylpyrimidine kinase — MKVNKALTIAGSDSGGGAGIQADLKTFQELGVFGMSALTAVTAQNTKGVQGVYPMTAGAVSAQIQSIGEDLRPDAVKTGMLFSADIIGSVSNEIVRYGWKNVVIDPVMIAKGGASLLQNEAILAMKKHLIPLSMVITPNIPEAEVLTDISIRSLEDKREAAKRLHYLGAKNVIIKGGHDEAKDIAADLLFDGESFSEFKSNRIQTANTHGTGCTFSAAITAGLADGLTVPEAVDRAKKFIQAAIEYELGIGSGHGPTNHWAFNRRKKETEVYGC, encoded by the coding sequence ATGAAAGTGAACAAAGCTTTAACCATAGCGGGTTCGGATAGCGGCGGCGGCGCGGGCATTCAGGCAGACTTAAAAACATTTCAGGAACTCGGTGTTTTCGGCATGTCTGCTTTGACTGCGGTGACCGCTCAAAACACCAAGGGCGTTCAGGGAGTCTATCCAATGACAGCAGGGGCAGTTTCTGCTCAAATTCAGTCGATAGGAGAAGACCTCAGACCTGACGCTGTGAAGACAGGAATGCTTTTTAGCGCAGATATAATCGGGAGTGTTTCCAATGAAATTGTGAGATACGGATGGAAAAATGTCGTCATTGATCCAGTGATGATTGCAAAGGGAGGAGCAAGTCTTCTTCAGAATGAAGCGATATTAGCGATGAAAAAGCATCTTATACCGCTCTCTATGGTGATTACCCCGAATATTCCAGAGGCAGAGGTATTAACGGACATAAGTATTCGTTCACTGGAGGATAAAAGAGAAGCAGCAAAAAGACTGCATTACCTTGGAGCGAAAAATGTCATCATAAAAGGCGGCCATGATGAAGCAAAAGACATAGCAGCAGACCTTCTATTTGACGGAGAAAGTTTTTCGGAATTTAAGAGCAACAGAATACAAACAGCCAACACACATGGAACAGGCTGCACTTTTTCGGCTGCAATCACCGCTGGCCTCGCTGACGGTCTTACCGTGCCAGAAGCTGTTGATCGGGCAAAAAAATTCATCCAGGCAGCAATTGAATATGAATTGGGAATTGGCAGCGGTCATGGACCTACCAATCACTGGGCGTTCAATAGAAGAAAGAAGGAGACTGAAGTATATGGCTGTTAA
- the thiM gene encoding hydroxyethylthiazole kinase gives MNIQEISSLLEKLRDSNPLVHNITNVVVTNFTANGLLAIGASPVMAYAHEEAADMAKIAGALVLNMGTLTEKEVKSMLIAGKSANQHGVPVIFDPVGVGATAYRTETAQRIVEELNITIIRGNAAEIANAAGQKWSIKGVDAVEAAGNTSELAMSAAKELGAVTVITGKQDIVSDGRSTFAINNGHPLLTKVTGAGCLLTSVIGAFAAVEKDPVKAAVTSLVVYGTAAEIAAEKSDGKGPGTFQIEFLNSLYNISAADVESYGSFEKTIG, from the coding sequence ATGAACATTCAGGAGATTAGCAGTCTATTGGAAAAACTAAGAGATTCAAATCCTCTGGTACATAATATCACCAATGTGGTGGTAACCAACTTTACGGCAAATGGCCTGCTGGCAATCGGGGCATCACCTGTGATGGCATATGCACATGAAGAGGCAGCTGACATGGCTAAAATAGCTGGTGCATTGGTTCTCAATATGGGAACACTGACTGAAAAAGAAGTAAAAAGTATGCTCATAGCGGGCAAATCAGCAAATCAGCATGGGGTGCCAGTCATTTTTGACCCGGTTGGTGTCGGCGCCACGGCCTATCGCACAGAAACAGCTCAAAGAATAGTAGAAGAATTAAATATTACCATCATAAGAGGCAATGCTGCAGAAATTGCCAACGCTGCAGGACAGAAATGGAGTATAAAGGGCGTAGATGCAGTTGAAGCAGCAGGAAATACTTCAGAGCTTGCTATGTCGGCAGCAAAAGAACTTGGTGCAGTCACTGTTATTACAGGAAAACAGGATATCGTTTCAGATGGAAGATCCACTTTTGCCATTAACAATGGCCATCCTCTTCTAACGAAAGTAACGGGTGCCGGATGTCTTCTTACTTCTGTAATAGGAGCTTTCGCTGCTGTTGAAAAGGATCCTGTAAAAGCGGCAGTAACTTCATTGGTTGTTTATGGCACTGCTGCAGAAATCGCTGCAGAAAAATCGGATGGCAAAGGCCCAGGCACTTTCCAAATCGAGTTTTTGAATAGCTTATATAACATTTCTGCTGCAGATGTTGAATCATATGGCTCTTTTGAAAAAACGATCGGATAG
- a CDS encoding 3-oxoacyl-ACP reductase — protein sequence MNLNEQIVIITGSSRGLGKETAKAFAREGARVVINYFHSEEKAHALQKEIGETAIAIRADIRDRVQVKSMFQKTKEHFGAPITTIVNNALVNFQFDPISKKDAETIKWDDYKNQLEGAILGALNTVQAGLEDMKKQEFGRIISVGTNLFQHPVVPYHDYTTSKAALLGFTRNMANELGQYGITANMVSGGLLKTTDASASTSKEVFEIIENSTPLRKVTDPAEVADAIVFFASPWTRAVTGQNLVVDGGLVMN from the coding sequence ATGAATCTTAACGAGCAGATTGTCATTATTACAGGCAGCAGCAGAGGGCTGGGCAAAGAAACAGCAAAAGCATTCGCGAGAGAAGGGGCGAGAGTTGTCATTAACTATTTCCATAGCGAGGAAAAAGCCCATGCTCTGCAGAAGGAAATTGGCGAAACAGCAATTGCCATTCGTGCTGATATTCGGGACAGGGTTCAAGTGAAATCCATGTTTCAAAAGACGAAGGAACACTTTGGAGCCCCCATTACAACCATAGTCAATAATGCACTCGTGAACTTTCAATTTGACCCTATTTCAAAAAAAGATGCAGAAACAATTAAATGGGACGATTACAAAAACCAGCTGGAAGGTGCAATCCTGGGAGCATTGAACACAGTTCAGGCAGGTCTTGAAGATATGAAAAAACAGGAGTTTGGCAGGATAATCTCGGTCGGCACCAACCTATTCCAGCATCCAGTTGTACCCTATCATGACTATACGACCAGCAAAGCTGCTTTATTAGGCTTCACCAGAAATATGGCGAATGAGCTGGGCCAATATGGAATTACTGCAAATATGGTATCGGGCGGTTTGTTAAAAACGACGGACGCCAGTGCTTCGACATCTAAGGAAGTCTTTGAAATTATCGAAAACTCGACTCCATTAAGAAAAGTCACAGATCCCGCAGAAGTGGCTGATGCGATAGTCTTCTTCGCTTCTCCATGGACAAGGGCAGTTACAGGACAAAATCTGGTTGTGGATGGCGGACTGGTTATGAATTAA
- a CDS encoding OsmC family protein, producing MAEHQFHLKAHWPGLRNDVGEIETGGLKTKVSIPPEMEGPGIGTNPDEMLLGAAATCYIITLAAMMERSKLEKEDLSMESIGIVDVTKGVITYKKIIHRPVILLKADATEKDQSLARKLAQKAEASCMISRAIKGNVEVALEETILNNKKSSE from the coding sequence ATGGCTGAACACCAATTCCATTTAAAAGCACATTGGCCAGGACTTCGGAATGATGTTGGAGAAATTGAAACAGGCGGGCTGAAAACAAAGGTTTCCATTCCGCCAGAAATGGAAGGACCCGGAATCGGAACAAATCCGGATGAAATGCTGCTGGGGGCGGCGGCAACTTGTTATATTATTACCCTGGCCGCCATGATGGAACGGAGCAAACTTGAGAAAGAAGACCTTTCGATGGAATCAATCGGTATTGTGGATGTAACCAAAGGAGTGATTACCTATAAGAAAATTATTCATCGCCCTGTTATCTTGTTAAAGGCTGACGCGACAGAAAAGGATCAATCACTTGCGCGAAAGCTGGCGCAAAAAGCTGAAGCATCCTGTATGATTTCCAGGGCGATTAAAGGAAATGTGGAAGTAGCACTGGAAGAAACCATTCTAAATAACAAAAAATCATCGGAATAA
- a CDS encoding Cof-type HAD-IIB family hydrolase, giving the protein MSQSNIAPQIKLIALDMDGTLLNSRGEIPDENRKAIREAKEKGIEVILSTGRSRLTAGDHADSLELNSYLITVNGSEIFGPDGESISRTPVDSKIMEWMWNLSQSHKTNFWATSCERVWTNEMPENIHDHEWLKFGFDISDDEIRELIHKELQTKGGLEITNSSLTNIEVNALGINKARGIQKVTELLGISMDNVMAMGDSLNDIAMIEESGWGVAMGNAQDIVKETANAVTGTNDEAGVAKAIRKWAL; this is encoded by the coding sequence ATGTCACAATCAAATATTGCTCCACAGATCAAATTAATCGCTCTTGATATGGATGGAACCTTGTTGAATTCCAGGGGGGAAATTCCTGATGAAAACCGTAAGGCCATACGAGAGGCAAAGGAAAAAGGGATTGAAGTTATTTTGAGTACTGGAAGATCCAGGCTTACTGCAGGAGACCATGCCGATTCTTTGGAATTGAACTCCTACTTGATCACAGTCAACGGCAGTGAAATATTTGGCCCTGATGGTGAATCTATCTCAAGGACTCCAGTTGATTCAAAAATAATGGAGTGGATGTGGAACCTATCCCAGTCACATAAGACCAACTTCTGGGCAACAAGCTGCGAACGGGTTTGGACGAATGAAATGCCTGAAAATATTCATGACCATGAATGGCTTAAATTTGGATTTGATATATCAGATGATGAAATCAGGGAACTCATTCATAAAGAGCTTCAAACAAAAGGGGGTCTGGAAATTACAAATTCCAGCTTAACTAATATTGAGGTAAATGCTCTGGGCATCAATAAAGCCAGAGGTATCCAGAAGGTTACAGAGCTTCTTGGCATTTCGATGGATAATGTAATGGCAATGGGTGACAGCTTGAATGATATTGCCATGATCGAGGAATCAGGCTGGGGAGTAGCAATGGGAAATGCGCAGGATATTGTGAAAGAAACAGCCAATGCTGTTACGGGAACGAATGATGAAGCTGGTGTTGCAAAGGCAATCCGAAAGTGGGCTCTTTAA
- a CDS encoding sigma-70 family RNA polymerase sigma factor: MSTDEYVKRSIADQVDRALVLEMIMDEYGTVLKRLIYSYVKDWNAASDLTQDTFITVYEKLESFQQRSSFKTWIFTIAINKSKDYLKSWHYRNMVMNEKVFFLKKAREKDPEASFLERDENQELLKTIESLTVKYREVFLLHYYQDLSLAEISETLHIPISTVKTRLYRGQEKVKKILSASERGEQHG; encoded by the coding sequence GTGAGCACTGATGAGTATGTAAAACGGTCGATTGCTGATCAAGTGGACCGAGCTCTCGTTCTTGAAATGATCATGGATGAGTATGGAACCGTTTTGAAGAGATTAATATACAGCTATGTGAAAGACTGGAATGCTGCCAGTGATCTAACACAGGATACCTTTATTACTGTGTATGAAAAGCTGGAAAGTTTCCAGCAAAGATCTTCCTTTAAAACGTGGATTTTTACAATTGCTATAAATAAAAGTAAAGACTATCTTAAAAGCTGGCATTACCGCAATATGGTCATGAATGAAAAGGTTTTTTTTCTGAAAAAGGCTAGAGAAAAAGATCCTGAAGCATCATTTCTTGAACGGGATGAAAATCAAGAATTGCTAAAAACGATAGAATCCCTCACAGTAAAATACCGGGAAGTCTTCCTTCTCCATTATTACCAGGATCTCAGTCTGGCTGAAATAAGTGAGACCCTTCATATCCCTATTTCTACTGTTAAAACAAGGCTGTACAGAGGACAGGAAAAAGTGAAGAAGATACTATCTGCTTCAGAAAGAGGTGAACAGCATGGCTGA
- a CDS encoding AbrB family transcriptional regulator, with translation MNKNLLITFFTAVLGAVLFSLLHIPVAFLLGALTAVMIGSRLSRIPFYWPAGFRDAGIIIVGYSIGLSFTQEAVLLILQKLPFILLVTVCMVLFSAISALLIAKLMGIDYPTVLIGSIPGGLSQMILLAEEVKGIDITVVTFMQVARLTMIIFIVPILVFGPWLNVPSGPGFEAAEPLWGDLFPEILLFAFVSFAGIILSKRLRLPTPYLLGPIMGTAALVISGVKGPELPPPVLDLSQLLIGAHIGMMMKPEKLANKFKTISLAALSGLLLITGSVLLSFMIMHFFHLSPATSFLSLAPGGMDQMAIIAHETGADLAIVTGYQLFRLFFIFFVVPPFLKWIFVKFKKLASSS, from the coding sequence GTGAATAAGAATTTATTGATCACCTTTTTTACTGCTGTATTAGGTGCAGTATTATTTTCTTTGCTGCATATTCCGGTCGCCTTTTTGCTTGGTGCATTGACTGCCGTTATGATTGGAAGCCGGCTCAGCAGGATTCCGTTTTATTGGCCTGCCGGATTTCGCGATGCCGGGATTATCATCGTCGGATACAGCATCGGCCTTTCTTTTACACAGGAAGCGGTTCTGCTTATCCTTCAGAAGCTCCCTTTTATTTTGCTCGTTACCGTTTGCATGGTTCTCTTTAGCGCCATATCTGCACTTCTCATTGCGAAATTAATGGGCATCGACTATCCGACAGTTTTGATCGGCAGTATTCCCGGAGGTCTGTCACAAATGATTCTTCTGGCAGAGGAAGTCAAAGGAATAGATATCACGGTTGTTACCTTTATGCAGGTCGCACGGCTGACCATGATTATCTTCATCGTTCCTATACTAGTATTCGGACCTTGGCTTAATGTCCCAAGTGGCCCTGGTTTTGAAGCGGCAGAACCTTTATGGGGTGATTTATTTCCTGAAATTTTACTCTTTGCCTTCGTTTCTTTTGCCGGCATTATCCTAAGCAAACGCCTGAGGCTCCCTACCCCGTACCTTCTCGGTCCGATTATGGGAACAGCGGCCCTTGTCATTTCCGGTGTAAAAGGACCCGAACTCCCGCCACCTGTTTTGGATTTATCACAGCTATTAATCGGGGCTCACATCGGCATGATGATGAAGCCTGAAAAGCTGGCCAATAAATTCAAAACCATTTCACTGGCTGCATTAAGCGGCCTGCTTCTCATTACGGGTTCGGTGCTGCTTAGTTTTATGATTATGCACTTTTTTCACCTTTCCCCTGCCACCAGCTTTTTGAGCCTTGCACCCGGAGGCATGGACCAAATGGCCATAATCGCCCATGAAACCGGCGCAGATTTAGCCATAGTAACAGGCTATCAGCTTTTTCGGCTGTTTTTTATCTTCTTTGTAGTACCTCCATTTTTAAAATGGATCTTTGTAAAGTTTAAGAAATTGGCATCCTCAAGCTAA
- a CDS encoding C39 family peptidase, with the protein MGNRIIALSVAAGVGLSLTFGSIKMGSNEPSKQNEIHYSAVPHAEAKHVPIVKQEIQKKSVLLDVPLYNQMDNPRLYNGCEIASLAMIISYEGIQVSKNKLAQEINRVPLRYSGGEYGNPNEGFVGNMEDGPGLGVYQGPIFELAKKYFPERAENLTGKPFDVLLEKIAEGSPVWIITTASLSPAASFETWSTPGGPVDVTFQMHSVAITGYDEEYIYINDPYGTKNKKVPKQQFIEAWELMGSQAIVIN; encoded by the coding sequence TTGGGTAATAGAATTATTGCTTTGTCTGTTGCAGCCGGGGTTGGTTTGTCGCTGACTTTTGGAAGCATAAAGATGGGCAGCAATGAACCGTCAAAACAAAATGAAATTCACTATAGCGCAGTTCCGCATGCGGAGGCAAAACATGTACCGATTGTGAAGCAGGAAATTCAGAAGAAATCCGTTCTCCTGGATGTGCCATTATACAATCAAATGGATAATCCCCGCCTGTATAATGGATGTGAGATTGCTAGTTTAGCAATGATTATAAGTTATGAAGGCATTCAAGTATCTAAAAATAAATTAGCACAGGAAATTAACCGGGTGCCGCTTAGATATAGCGGAGGTGAATACGGGAATCCCAATGAAGGCTTTGTCGGCAACATGGAGGATGGACCAGGGTTAGGCGTTTATCAGGGGCCGATTTTCGAACTGGCGAAAAAGTATTTTCCTGAACGTGCTGAGAATCTGACTGGCAAGCCATTTGATGTGCTGCTTGAAAAAATTGCAGAAGGATCGCCGGTCTGGATTATTACAACTGCAAGCCTATCGCCCGCAGCATCCTTTGAAACCTGGAGTACACCGGGCGGGCCAGTCGATGTGACATTCCAGATGCATAGTGTTGCAATTACCGGATATGACGAGGAATATATCTATATTAACGACCCGTATGGCACAAAAAATAAAAAGGTGCCCAAACAGCAGTTTATAGAAGCCTGGGAGCTGATGGGTTCACAGGCCATTGTCATTAACTAG